Proteins encoded by one window of Musa acuminata AAA Group cultivar baxijiao chromosome BXJ2-9, Cavendish_Baxijiao_AAA, whole genome shotgun sequence:
- the LOC135622541 gene encoding probable complex I intermediate-associated protein 30 isoform X2: MSRFRALLQASVAATKRALAWNVEDLMLPSERFVFNFNSKEELNRWHLYSDSEYGGLSSASLEITGADSGHELSGLFSGNLSLDVAEGSTWRMNRSGFCGMRSKKFNGFIDLDSYDTIAMRLRGDGRCYISTIYTENWINSPGQQEDNSWQAFVFVPKDQWHIAKIPLDRYLPTWKGNVISTKVEMNPSRILAMSLSVNAEGGIPGAKSGPGDFRLEIDWIKALRT; encoded by the exons ATGTCCAGGTTTCGAGCTCTCCTGCAAGCGTCGGTCGCCGCTACGAAGCGAG CCTTGGCGTGGAATGTAGAAGATCTGATGCTACCAAGTGAAAGATTTGTGTTCAACTTCAATTCAAAGGAGGAGTTGAATAGATGGCACCTGTACTCTGATTCAGAATATGGAG GTTTGTCATCAGCCTCATTGGAAATCACTGGTGCCGATAGTGGTCATGAACTAAGTG GTTTATTCTCCGGCAATCTTTCCTTAGATGTAGCTGAAGGTTCCACATGGAGAATGAATCGCAGTGGTTTCTGTGGGATGCGATCAAAGAAG TTTAATGGCTTTATTGACTTGGATTCATACGATACAATAGCCATGCGACTTAGGGGGGATGGAAGGTGCTACATATCTACC ATATACACCGAGAACTGGATAAATTCACCGGGACAGCAGGAAGACAACTCATGGCAAGCTTTTGTTTTTGTTCCCAAGGATCAATGGCATATTGCAAAG ATCCCTCTAGATCGATATTTACCAACATGGAAAGGCAATGTGATCAGCACAAAGGTGGAGATGAATCCATCACGCATCCTGGCCATGTCTCTTTCTGTCAATGCGGAAGGTGGCATTCCGGGTGCTAAATCCGGACCTGGAGATTTCAGACTTGAAATTGATTGGATCAAAGCATTGAGAACATAG
- the LOC135622544 gene encoding probable ADP-ribosylation factor GTPase-activating protein AGD14 — MSSKKEDERNEKVIRGLLKLPPNRKCINCNSLGPQYVCINFWTFICVTCSGIHREFTHRVKSISMAKFTSQEVEALQRGGNQRARETFLRDWDMERMRLPDSSNLDKLREFIKAVYVDKKYASGKSSDKPPRDMQSHKNHEDHRRASSYHSFSQSPPYEDQYEERYTGKKPGFLSRKPGSDRGLYEGKISSFLYSPGHQGKQSYEDRSANETPNSRNSDYSVASGGDSSKFDSQSPNFQDTGYSSPPLRQVRDILIEDTQPPVLTTYPDANFKKNLNGLPRPQRTASSSSFGSFDSNSASLTPSSSSNIIDLVLEPENSSPAKHPEISAAPFLLQTSSSTLARSQDSFSLPIMQQPIPYSSSFTDVFAVNHQSSSTIPSEEKLTIPLSDSVGWATFDLPYQANNASELSKDPASMVSQANKQPVLQNATDDLFLSFADQHNEIASLSDPKDSSQAWDTFGFSDGNSQPASYEKLSQISEAQVLVHNYPASRVLYANLQDQEVPVEDGSQNLSTDEFSALSAPFDDLSGSSFSSVLHLKGGNGNTLERKSTNPFDLPFDSDLDANDLFPDMSSLQSALPNPLLPANLLGGLPQTWFSPNSVAAFVPPVSQGSLAYNAGQVPSSQLRDVTSQGPVASIGGNPFA; from the exons ATGAGTAGCAAGAAGGAGGACGAAAGGAATGAGAAGGTCATTAGGGGTCTCCTGAAGCTTCCCCCCAACAGGAAGTGCATCAACTGCAACAGCCTG GGTCCACAGTATGTTTGCATCAATTTTTGGACTTTCATCTGCGTGACTTGCAGTGGAATACA TCGTGAGTTTACTCACCGTGTGAAATCGATATCTATGGCTAAATTTACTTCTCAAGAAGTTGAGGCTTTACAAAGAGGAGGCAATCAG CGTGCCAGAGAGACCTTTTTGAGGGATTGGGACATGGAAAGAATGAGGTTGCCTGATAGCAG CAACCTTGACAAGCTGAGGGAATTTATCAAAGCTGTTTATGTGGATAAGAAATATGCTAGTGGGAAATCCTCTGACAAGCCACCTAGAGACATGCAG AGCCACAAGAACCATGAAGATCACAGGAGAGCCAGTTCTTATCATTCCTTTTCACAGAGCCCACCTTATGAAGATCAATATGAAGAAAGATATACTGGTAAAAAGCCTGGATTTCTATCAAGAAAACCTGGTTCAGATCGTGGCCTTTATGAAGGCAAGATTTCTAGCTTCTTGTACAGTCCAGGTCACCAAGGAAAGCAGTCATATGAGGACAGATCAGCTAACGAGACTCCTAATTCAAGGAATTCAGATTACTCAGTTGCTAGTGGAGGAGATTCATCTAAATTTGATAGCCAGTCACCAAATTTTCAGGACACTGGTTATAGCAGTCCTCCTTTACGGCAAGTAAGAGATATCTTAATTGAAGATACACAGCCCCCGGTGTTGACAACATATCCTGATGCAAATTTCAAAAAGAATTTAAATGGGCTCCCACGTCCACAG AGGACTGCATCATCAAGTAGCTTTGGATCCTTCGACAGCAATTCTGCATCTTTGACACCATCTAGCTCAAGTAACATAATTGATCTTGTTCTTGAGCCAGAGAATTCATCTCCAGCCAAGCATCCAGAGATATCTGCTGCTCCCTTTTTGTTGCAAACCTCTTCCTCCACACTTGCAAGGAGTCAGGATTCTTTTAGTCTACCAATTATGCAACAACCAATACCTTATTCATCTTCGTTTACAGATGTGTTTGCTGTTAACCATCAATCTTCATCTACCATACCTTCAGAAGAAAAATTGACCATACCATTATCTGATAGTGTAGGGTGGGCCACATTTGACTTACCTTATCAGGCAAACAATGCCTCTGAACTAAGCAAGGACCCTGCTTCTATGGTTTCTCAGGCAAACAAGCAACCAGTTCTACAAAATGCTACTGATGACCTTTTCTTATCTTTTGCTGACCAGCATAATGAAATTGCATCTTTGTCAGATCCAAAGGACAGTTCTCAG GCTTGGGATACTTTTGGTTTTTCTGATGGAAATTCTCAACCAGCATCATATGAGAAACTATCACAGATCAGTGAAGCACAAGTTCTGGTGCATAACTATCCTGCATCACGTGTCCTATATGCAAATTTACAAGATCAAGAG GTACCTGTTGAGGATGGTTCGCAAAATTTGAGTACAGATGAATTTTCTGCTCTCAGTGCACCATTTGATGACCTATCTGGATCTTCATTTTCCTCAGTTCTACATCTGAAG GGGGGTAACGGGAACACTCTGGAACGAAAATCTACAAATCCATTTGATCTCCCATTTGATTCGGATCTAGATGCAAATGATTTG TTTCCGGACATGAGCTCATTGCAGTCTGCCCTGCCAAATCCACTTTTGCCTGCAAATCTACTTGGTGGATTGCCTCAAACATGGTTTTCACCGAATTCAGTTGCAGCATTTGTACCACCGGTCTCTCAAG GAAGCCTAGCGTACAATGCAGGACAAGTGCCAAGCTCTCAGTTGCG GGATGTAACTTCACAAGGCCCTGTTGCATCTATTGGCGGGAACCCTTTTGCTTAG
- the LOC135622540 gene encoding E3 ubiquitin-protein ligase SIRP1-like, whose amino-acid sequence MEASRVARYWCHLCSRMVNPVMEEEIKCPVCDSGFVEEMNGEGEEVDATADLEFSRDLSLWAPILLGMLSGSLRRRRLRREEEEEEEEEEENAEQDRDLETILRRRRRTTAILQLLQALGEGSRTESDGGDESERDRAHMVLINLLNSAMEGSLGANQSRGQSSSDGRAGVPLGDYFLGPGLDLLLQHLAENDPNCYGTPPAGKAAVEAMPTVKIEESMSCSICLEELEAGAEAREMPCKHKFHGGCILPWLELHSSCPVCRFQLATDESKVSNVSASAGAGVSAGATRVEAHGQSGSSSDGGSERGFRLPVPWPLTGLFSLLGSHRTGNSSSQPSSSSSSTGSSSPTDAN is encoded by the coding sequence ATGGAGGCATCTCGGGTTGCTAGATATTGGTGCCACTTGTGCTCCAGAATGGTGAATCCGGTCATGGAAGAGGAGATCAAATGCCCAGTCTGTGACAGTGGATTCGTGGAAGAGATGAATGGGGAAGGAGAGGAAGTAGACGCAACTGCCGATCTGGAATTCAGCAGAGACCTCTCCCTCTGGGCTCCGATCTTGCTCGGGATGCTCAGTGGCTCCTTGCGACGCCGAAGGCTCCgccgggaagaggaggaggaagaggaggaggaggaggagaacgcgGAGCAGGACCGCGATCTGGAAACGATTctgcgacggcggcggcggaCCACAGCCATCCTTCAGTTGCTCCAAGCCCTCGGGGAGGGCAGCAGAACGGAGTCCGATGGTGGTGATGAGAGCGAGAGGGACAGGGCGCACATGGTGCTCATCAACCTCCTCAACAGCGCCATGGAAGGATCTTTAGGTGCAAACCAGTCCCGAGGACAAAGCTCGAGCGACGGCCGCGCCGGTGTCCCGTTAGGAGATTACTTTCTGGGACCAGGATTGGATCTTTTGTTGCAGCACTTGGCGGAGAACGATCCGAATTGCTACGGAACACCACCGGCTGGGAAAGCAGCAGTGGAGGCAATGCCCACTGTGAAGATTGAGGAGAGCATGAGCTGTTCGATCTGCTTGGAGGAGCTCGAAGCCGGCGCAGAGGCCAGGGAGATGCCCTGCAAACATAAATTCCATGGTGGGTGCATATTGCCATGGCTCGAGCTCCACAGTTCGTGCCCCGTTTGCAGGTTTCAGCTGGCAACAGATGAATCCAAGGTCTCAAATGTCAGTGCCAGTGCAGGTGCCGGTGTCAGTGCAGGTGCCACCAGGGTGGAAGCTCATGGTCAGAGTGGTAGTAGTAGTGATGGAGGGAGTGAGAGAGGATTCCGGTTACCAGTTCCTTGGCCTTTAACTGGGTTGTTCTCCTTGTTGGGGTCTCACCGCACCGGCAACTCCTCGTCCCAGCCATCATCCTCATCATCCTCGACTGGAAGTAGCTCTCCGACTGATGCAAACTGA
- the LOC135622541 gene encoding probable complex I intermediate-associated protein 30 isoform X1 produces the protein MEVEHHEEVTSPLTTFGGDTVLPITEPFVTAVSIGRSEAPHSKRWNHRSRLIDNLQETVFAAPVFLRRLTVADPTSVSASDPCPGFELSCKRRSPLRSEVSHALAWNVEDLMLPSERFVFNFNSKEELNRWHLYSDSEYGGLSSASLEITGADSGHELSGLFSGNLSLDVAEGSTWRMNRSGFCGMRSKKFNGFIDLDSYDTIAMRLRGDGRCYISTIYTENWINSPGQQEDNSWQAFVFVPKDQWHIAKIPLDRYLPTWKGNVISTKVEMNPSRILAMSLSVNAEGGIPGAKSGPGDFRLEIDWIKALRT, from the exons ATGGAAGTTGAACACCACGAAGAGGTGACGTCACCCCTGACAACTTTTGGGGGTGATACGGTCCTGCCAATAACAGAACCCTTCGTGACAGCCGTAAGTATCGGACGGTCAGAAGCGCCACACTCGAAGCGGTGGAATCATCGTAGCCGTTTGATCGATAACCTTCAAGAAACCGTCTTCGCCGCCCCCGTCTTCCTCCGCCGCCTCACGGTCGCTGATCCGACTTCTGTCTCGGCATCGGATCCATGTCCAGGTTTCGAGCTCTCCTGCAAGCGTCGGTCGCCGCTACGAAGCGAGGTATCTCATG CCTTGGCGTGGAATGTAGAAGATCTGATGCTACCAAGTGAAAGATTTGTGTTCAACTTCAATTCAAAGGAGGAGTTGAATAGATGGCACCTGTACTCTGATTCAGAATATGGAG GTTTGTCATCAGCCTCATTGGAAATCACTGGTGCCGATAGTGGTCATGAACTAAGTG GTTTATTCTCCGGCAATCTTTCCTTAGATGTAGCTGAAGGTTCCACATGGAGAATGAATCGCAGTGGTTTCTGTGGGATGCGATCAAAGAAG TTTAATGGCTTTATTGACTTGGATTCATACGATACAATAGCCATGCGACTTAGGGGGGATGGAAGGTGCTACATATCTACC ATATACACCGAGAACTGGATAAATTCACCGGGACAGCAGGAAGACAACTCATGGCAAGCTTTTGTTTTTGTTCCCAAGGATCAATGGCATATTGCAAAG ATCCCTCTAGATCGATATTTACCAACATGGAAAGGCAATGTGATCAGCACAAAGGTGGAGATGAATCCATCACGCATCCTGGCCATGTCTCTTTCTGTCAATGCGGAAGGTGGCATTCCGGGTGCTAAATCCGGACCTGGAGATTTCAGACTTGAAATTGATTGGATCAAAGCATTGAGAACATAG
- the LOC135622545 gene encoding ADP-ribosylation factor 1 produces the protein MGLTFTKLFSRLFAKKEMRILMVGLDAAGKTTILYKLKLGEIVTTIPTIGFNVETVEYKNISFTVWDVGGQDKIRPLWRHYFQNTQGLIFVVDSNDRDRIVEAKDELHRMLNEDELRDAVLLVFANKQDLPNAMNAAEITDKLGLHSLRQRHWYIQSTCATSGEGLYEGLDWLSNNIASKA, from the exons ATGGGGCTCACCTTCACGAAGCTGTTCAGCCGGCTCTTTGCGAAGAAGGAGATGAGGATCTTGATGGTGGGTCTTGACGCTGCTGGTAAGACGACCATCCTCTACAAGCTCAAGCTCGGAGAAATTGTCACCACCATTCCAACCATCG GGTTCAATGTGGAGACTGTGGAGTACAAAAATATTAGCTTTACCGTTTGGGATGTTGGTGGTCAGGACAAG ATCAGACCTCTCTGGAGGCATTACTTCCAGAACACACAAGGCCTTATTTTTGTGGTTGACAGCAACGACAGAGATCGAATTGTTGAAGCAAAGGATGAGCTTCACAGAATGCTTAACGAG GATGAGTTGCGGGACGCTGTATTGCTTGTTTTTGCAAACAAAcaagatcttccaaatgcaatGAATGCTGCTGAAATCACCGACAAGCTTGGTCTGCATTCCTTGCGCCAGCGACACTG GTACATCCAGAGCACTTGCGCTACCTCTGGTGAGGGTTTGTATGAGGGGCTTGATTGGCTCTCGAACAACATTGCCAGCAAG GCTTAA
- the LOC135622543 gene encoding pentatricopeptide repeat-containing protein At3g03580-like encodes MLLPRLQWNHTSSHLPNTPKSFASSTLAPPTLPSSISEALSFLRSPRHLPQIHSFCITSGLARSPFFAGKLIAAYSDLRNPAASLSVFLSTPRSKHNVFLWNSIIRARARNGMFAEALDCYEDMRKTKLRPDAFTLPSVISACAGLGDLRISREVHQHVVELGLMSDLYIGNALIGMYSRVGSLVDARDVFDGMARRDIVSWNSLISGYSANGEWEKAVEVYGAIRMDGFVPDCFTVESVLPAFGGLGAIQEGQMVHGLVYKVGIEEDRLVGNGLIAMYCRFENLVDARRVFDMLVGRDVVSWNTIIDGYYQVGDFKDALQMFRKMMTGSKPDLVTLTVILHACCEMGDLQLGCSVHGYIMRNGYECDITALNILLAMYGKCGSLIMVRNLFDQMDVRDSFTWNSLINSYVRRGLFSKGIELFKSMKQFDVQPDFVTIVRLLSMCTELQQPVHGRGLHCNAIKRGLDSNLFVGNALLDMYSKCGSLEDALEEFQRMEVHDRVSWNTIISGCVHSGNCSLGFELISEMKVQGQRLDKATILGILPACSYVAAKRLGKEIHGCILKLNLECDAAICNALIEMYSKCGRLDHAVCVFEHMNIKDIVTWTSLIFAYGMYGQGDKALRVFMRMEKMGVMPDHVAFLAIIYACSHSGLVDEGKMYFKRMEQEYKIIPSLEHYACMVDLLGRSGKLEEAEIFIEAMPVQPDISIWGALLSACRIFNETLIAERVCERIMAFDTENTGCHVLASNLYAAIGKWDMVVKIRKSMEAKTMKKDPGFSWIEVKNKVYVFGTGEQLVEQSEEVYKFLEVLTGLMAKEGYVPDRKFVLQDVEEDDKKHMLCTHSERLAIAFGLLNTKPGTPLLIMKNLRACGDCHTAIKYITKIVAREILIRDSNRFHLFKDGFCSCGDFW; translated from the coding sequence ATGCTGCTCCCCCGCCTGCAGTGGAATCATACGTCTTCTCACTTACCCAATACCCCCAAATCCTTTGCTTCCTCCACCCTTGCTCCCCCGACCCTTCCCTCCTCCATCTCCGAAGCCCTCTCCTTTCTCAGATCCCCTCGCCATCTCCCCCAAATTCACTCTTTTTGCATCACCTCTGGCCTTGCTCGGTCCCCATTCTTCGCCGGAAAGCTCATCGCCGCGTACTCCGACCTCCGGAACCCGGCCGCATCCCTCTCCGTCTTCCTCTCGACCCCCCGCTCCAAGCACAACGTCTTCTTGTGGAACTCGATTATCAGGGCGCGCGCCCGCAATGGCATGTTCGCCGAGGCTCTGGATTGCTACGAAGATATGCGGAAGACGAAGCTACGGCCTGACGCCTTCACTTTGCCTTCGGTCATCTCGGCTTGCGCTGGTTTGGGCGATCTCAGAATCTCTCGCGAAGTTCATCAGCACGTTGTCGAGTTGGGTCTCATGTCGGATTTATACATCGGCAATGCTTTAATCGGAATGTACTCGAGAGTGGGTTCGTTGGTTGACGCTCGTGACGTGTTCGATGGAATGGCTCGTAGGGATATTGTTTCATGGAATAGCTTGATCTCGGGGTACAGTGCGAATGGAGAATGGGAGAAAGCTGTTGAGGTCTATGGAGCAATCCGAATGGACGGCTTTGTTCCTGACTGTTTTACAGTGGAGAGTGTTTTACCAGCTTTCGGAGGTCTAGGTGCCATTCAAGAGGGGCAAATGGTCCATGGGCTTGTATACAAGGTTGGAATTGAGGAGGACAGACTAGTTGGCAATGGCCTTATTGCCATGTATTGTAGATTTGAGAATTTGGTTGATGCTAGGAGGGTTTTTGATATGTTAGTCGGGAGGGATGTGGTCTCGTGGAATACTATCATCGATGGGTACTACCAAGTCGGTGATTTTAAAGATGCACTTCAGATGTTTCGGAAGATGATGACTGGATCTAAACCGGATCTTGTGACTCTCACTGTTATTCTTCATGCTTGCTGTGAAATGGGGGACTTACAATTGGGCTGTTCAGTTCATGGGTACATCATGCGGAATGGTTATGAATGTGATATCACAGCATTGAACATTCTTTTGGCTATGTATGGGAAATGTGGAAGTTTGATCATGGTGCGTAATTTATTTGATCAAATGGATGTCAGGGACTCTTTTACATGGAACTCCTTAATAAATAGTTATGTTAGGAGGGGGCTCTTTAGTAAAGGTATAGAGCTTTTTAAGTCAATGAAACAGTTTGATGTGCAACCTGACTTTGTTACTATTGTAAGACTCCTATCTATGTGCACTGAGTTACAGCAGCCAGTCCATGGTAGAGGTCTACACTGTAATGCAATTAAAAGAGGGTTGGACTCAAATTTGTTTGTTGGAAATGCTCTTCTTGACATGTACTCGAAGTGTGGTAGTCTAGAAGATGCACTGGAAGAATTTCAGAGGATGGAGGTACATGACAGAGTAAGTTGGAATACCATTATATCTGGTTGTGTCCATAGTGGAAATTGCAGTTTAGGATTTGAACTTATAAGTGAAATGAAGGTCCAGGGGCAAAGGCTTGACAAGGCAACAATTTTGGGCATCTTGCCTGCTTGCTCGTACGTGGCAGCAAAACGACTAGGCAAAGAGATCCATGGCTGCATACTCAAACTTAATTTGGAATGTGATGCGGCGATTTGCAATGCTCTGATTGAGATGTACTCCAAGTGTGGCAGATTAGACCATGCTGTTTGTGTCTTTGAACATATGAACATCAAAGACATTGTTACTTGGACTTCTCTAATATTTGCCTATGGTATGTATGGTCAAGGTGATAAGGCCTTGAGAGTTTTCATGAGGATGGAGAAAATGGGTGTTATGCCAGATCATGTAGCTTTTCTAGCTATTATATATGCATGTAGCCATTCTGGTTTAGTCGATGAAGGCAAGATGTATTTCAAGAGGATGGAGCAGGAATACAAGATCATCCCCAGTTTGGAACATTATGCTTGTATGGTTGACCTTCTAGGCCGATCTGGAAAGTTAGAAGAAGCAGAAATTTTCATTGAAGCAATGCCAGTGCAACCGGACATTAGCATATGGGGAGCTTTACTTAGTGCCTGTCGAATCTTCAATGAAACTCTGATCGCTGAGCGTGTCTGTGAACGAATTATGGCCTTCGACACAGAGAACACTGGCTGTCATGTTTTAGCATCAAATCTTTATGCAGCAATCGGGAAGTGGGACATGGTTGTTAAGATACGAAAATCCATGGAAGCAAAAACGATGAAGAAAGATCCAGGATTCAGCTGGATAGAAGTTAAAAACAAGGTTTATGTGTTTGGGACCGGGGAACAATTGGTTGAACAATCAGAAGAAGTGTATAAGTTTTTAGAAGTACTTACTGGATTAATGGCCAAGGAAGGATATGTTCCCGATAGAAAATTTGTTCTCCAGGATGTAGAGGAAGATGATAAGAAACATATGCTATGCACACATAGTGAGAGGCTTGCTATAGCTTTTGGGCTGTTGAATACAAAGCCAGGCACACCTTTGCTGATAATGAAGAACCTCCGTGCATGTGGCGATTGCCATACTGCAATTAAGTATATAACAAAAATCGTTGCAAGAGAGATTTTAATTAGAGATTCTAATCGTTTCCACCTGTTCAAGGATGGTTTTTGTAGTTGTGGTGATTTTTGGTGA